The following are encoded in a window of Candidatus Tanganyikabacteria bacterium genomic DNA:
- the uvrC gene encoding excinuclease ABC subunit UvrC, whose translation MPDNPIAAQIAELPTGPGCYLFRDREGTLLYIGKAVNLRSRVRSYFGDTVASPKVRVLAMRVAAIEHVSTRNEIEALALENNLIKRHQPFYNIRLRDDSTYPFLKLTTYETYPRLLVVRRRLPDGAKYFGPFPDAGAMRATMHLVGRLFPLRKKRTPPFKNRPCLNYDIGRCLAPCQELISRADYDRMVDGITQFLEGRHRDLLTRLQADMTAAAESLDFERAAKLRDLVRSVERVMERQLVVGETEDDCDALAVAIGPGFGCIELFQVREGKVVSRREHTLELPREVVETAEDLAATIIGAFIGQHYGDAEIPPEILVPALPDFAEALEAYLGEKRGSRVHLTLPQRGSRRKLLDLVQENANAGAERLALSRSAAQERTGQALSALAEAIGMEDLPERIEGFDISHVQGTDPVASLVVFCGAQPAKAEYRKFKIRTAKGGDDFASMQEVVQRRYAKLLREGADMPDLILIDGGRGQLNAALEALRALGVEEQPIFGLAKKLEELYLPARADPVRLPPGSPALHLIQRVRDEAHRFAVGFHRTLRGKHMSASALDGIPGVGPNRKRSLLSRLGSVEAMRRLDPADLAARGGIPRPVAERIHAALNSDAPE comes from the coding sequence GTGCCCGACAACCCAATCGCCGCCCAGATCGCCGAGCTCCCGACCGGTCCGGGATGCTACCTGTTCCGCGATCGGGAAGGGACGTTGCTGTACATCGGCAAGGCCGTCAACCTTCGCAGCCGCGTGCGATCTTACTTCGGCGACACGGTCGCCTCGCCCAAGGTGAGGGTCCTCGCCATGCGTGTCGCGGCGATCGAGCATGTCTCGACCCGCAACGAGATAGAGGCGCTCGCGCTCGAGAACAACCTGATCAAGCGCCACCAGCCGTTCTACAACATCCGGCTGCGCGACGACTCGACCTACCCGTTCCTCAAGCTGACGACCTACGAAACGTACCCCCGGCTGCTGGTCGTGCGGCGGCGCCTGCCCGACGGCGCAAAGTACTTCGGCCCCTTTCCGGACGCCGGCGCGATGCGCGCCACGATGCACCTGGTCGGCCGCCTCTTCCCGCTCCGCAAGAAGCGCACGCCGCCCTTCAAGAACCGGCCCTGCCTGAACTACGACATCGGCCGCTGCCTCGCGCCCTGCCAGGAGCTGATTTCCAGGGCAGACTACGACCGGATGGTAGACGGAATAACTCAGTTCCTCGAAGGGCGCCATCGCGACCTCCTGACCCGGTTGCAGGCCGACATGACCGCCGCGGCGGAAAGCCTGGACTTCGAGCGCGCCGCCAAGCTGCGGGATCTGGTGCGGTCGGTCGAACGCGTGATGGAGCGCCAGCTCGTCGTCGGCGAGACCGAGGACGACTGCGACGCCCTCGCCGTGGCCATCGGACCCGGGTTCGGCTGCATCGAGCTGTTTCAGGTGCGCGAGGGCAAGGTGGTCAGCCGCCGGGAGCACACCCTGGAGCTGCCCAGGGAGGTCGTCGAGACCGCCGAGGACCTGGCCGCCACCATCATCGGCGCCTTCATCGGGCAGCACTACGGCGACGCAGAGATCCCGCCCGAGATCCTGGTTCCCGCCCTGCCCGACTTCGCCGAGGCGCTCGAGGCCTACCTCGGCGAGAAGCGGGGAAGCCGCGTGCACCTGACGCTCCCGCAGCGCGGCTCCCGGCGGAAGCTGCTGGATCTGGTCCAGGAGAACGCCAATGCCGGCGCCGAGCGTCTGGCGCTGTCGCGCAGCGCCGCCCAGGAACGTACCGGGCAGGCCCTCTCCGCCCTGGCCGAGGCCATCGGGATGGAAGATCTGCCCGAGCGCATCGAAGGCTTCGACATCTCGCACGTTCAGGGCACCGACCCGGTCGCCTCCCTGGTCGTGTTCTGCGGCGCACAGCCAGCCAAGGCCGAGTACCGGAAGTTCAAGATCCGCACGGCCAAGGGCGGCGACGACTTCGCCAGCATGCAGGAGGTCGTGCAGCGGCGCTACGCCAAGCTTTTGCGGGAAGGCGCCGACATGCCCGACCTGATCCTCATCGACGGCGGGCGCGGGCAACTCAATGCGGCACTGGAGGCCCTGCGGGCCCTGGGCGTGGAAGAACAGCCCATTTTCGGCCTGGCCAAGAAGCTGGAGGAACTCTACCTGCCGGCTAGAGCCGACCCGGTACGCCTGCCTCCCGGCTCGCCGGCGCTCCACCTCATCCAGCGCGTGCGTGACGAAGCTCACCGCTTTGCCGTCGGCTTCCACCGGACGCTTCGGGGAAAGCACATGAGCGCGAGCGCCCTGGATGGCATTCCGGGGGTAGGTCCAAACCGCAAGCGATCCCTGCTTAGCCGGCTCGGATCGGTCGAGGCCATGCGGCGGCTCGACCCGGCCGATCTGGCCGCGCGCGGCGGCATCCCGCGGCCCGTGGCCGAGCGGATCCACGCCGCGCTAAACTCGGATGCGCCCGAGTAA